A region of Sulfurimonas sp. DNA encodes the following proteins:
- a CDS encoding prepilin-type N-terminal cleavage/methylation domain-containing protein — MSKSKNAFTLVEVMVAVMIISVVIMALLQMQGNSNHMFSRLKDKLKVNQYTSFFISNADYGFEKNSVDLDDVLSDFIVEDDLRRELKKIKVEVQYKKLRQLDMSENDDEDVSSEMIFEIGKTILKANDSSASFIRFRVP, encoded by the coding sequence ATGTCTAAATCTAAGAATGCTTTTACTCTTGTAGAAGTGATGGTTGCTGTAATGATTATATCAGTAGTTATTATGGCTCTTTTACAGATGCAAGGAAACAGTAATCATATGTTTTCAAGATTAAAAGATAAATTAAAAGTAAATCAGTACACATCTTTCTTTATTTCAAACGCAGATTATGGATTTGAGAAAAATAGTGTTGATTTAGATGATGTGTTAAGTGATTTTATAGTTGAAGACGATTTAAGACGAGAGTTAAAAAAAATAAAAGTTGAAGTGCAATACAAAAAACTTAGACAACTTGATATGAGTGAAAATGATGATGAAGATGTCAGTTCAGAAATGATTTTTGAAATAGGAAAGACAATTTTAAAAGCCAATGATTCCTCCGCATCGTTTATAAGGTTTAGAGTCCCATGA
- the accD gene encoding acetyl-CoA carboxylase, carboxyltransferase subunit beta translates to MNLLSIFSFNSDKKQITNTDSSTHWVKCKSCQSLMYYKEVENQNYVCPKCDYHLRIGVKERLELLADEDSFVEYDSTLAPVDPLKFTDKKSYKKRIEEGEAKTGRKSSVVSGEVKINGVDTQIVIFDFSFMGGSLGSVEGEKIVRAVHRAIEKKQGLIIFSASGGARMQESTFSLLQMSKTSAALAKLAKSNLPYISVLTDPTMGGVSASFATLGDIIIAEPGALVGFAGQRVIEQTIGEALPDGFQRAEFLLEKGAIDMIVNRNELKKTLSDLLTLFKAA, encoded by the coding sequence TTGAACCTACTTAGCATTTTTTCTTTTAACTCTGATAAAAAACAAATAACAAATACTGATTCATCTACTCACTGGGTAAAATGTAAATCTTGCCAATCATTAATGTATTATAAAGAAGTAGAAAACCAAAACTATGTTTGTCCTAAATGTGACTATCATCTTCGTATTGGTGTTAAGGAGCGTCTAGAACTTTTAGCCGATGAAGATAGTTTTGTAGAATATGATTCAACTCTTGCACCTGTTGACCCACTTAAATTTACTGATAAAAAATCTTATAAAAAGCGTATAGAAGAAGGTGAAGCTAAAACTGGTAGAAAATCATCAGTTGTTAGTGGAGAAGTAAAAATAAATGGTGTTGATACACAAATAGTTATTTTTGACTTTTCTTTTATGGGCGGTTCTCTTGGTTCTGTTGAGGGTGAGAAAATTGTAAGAGCGGTTCATAGAGCAATAGAAAAAAAACAAGGTTTAATAATCTTTAGTGCAAGCGGTGGAGCTAGAATGCAAGAGAGTACATTCTCTCTCCTACAAATGAGTAAAACTTCTGCAGCACTTGCTAAATTGGCCAAGAGTAACCTTCCCTATATTTCAGTTTTAACTGATCCAACTATGGGTGGAGTAAGTGCTTCTTTTGCAACTCTTGGAGATATTATTATTGCTGAACCAGGTGCACTTGTTGGCTTTGCTGGACAAAGAGTTATAGAGCAAACTATTGGGGAAGCCCTTCCAGATGGGTTTCAAAGAGCAGAGTTTTTACTTGAAAAAGGTGCAATTGATATGATTGTAAATAGAAATGAACTTAAAAAGACCCTTTCAGACCTTCTGACCCTTTTTAAAGCTGCTTAA
- the dusB gene encoding tRNA dihydrouridine synthase DusB, with translation MIKNLSFDKPIYVLAPLAGFTDLPFRSVVKKFGADLTVSEMLSSNALVHGSKKTFHMLQKSPLEDPYSVQIAGADTGIIKSAVEILNEQDGIDIIDLNCGCPVPKVVGHGSGSSLLLNLPLMGNIIKTIKDTSNKSLTSVKIRLGFEKKNHIDIAKMVEDSGADFLAVHGRTRAGKFKAAVDYDAIKEIKEAISIPVIANGDIDSYEKAKWVLEHTGSDGVMIGRGAVGAPWIFHQLREGITNIDNALKHEIIMEHFDKMIEFYGSHGVAMFRKHTHTYSKGYHGASVLRNSVNTISDIAEYRGVIDDFFQNNELVS, from the coding sequence ATGATTAAAAACCTCTCTTTTGATAAACCAATCTATGTCCTAGCACCTCTTGCTGGGTTCACAGATTTGCCTTTTAGAAGTGTTGTGAAAAAATTTGGAGCAGATTTGACTGTTAGCGAAATGCTCAGTTCCAATGCTCTTGTTCACGGTTCAAAAAAAACTTTTCACATGTTGCAAAAATCTCCATTAGAAGACCCTTATTCTGTTCAGATAGCTGGCGCAGATACTGGAATAATTAAAAGTGCAGTAGAAATTTTAAATGAACAAGATGGCATAGATATAATCGATTTGAACTGTGGTTGTCCTGTTCCAAAAGTTGTTGGGCATGGCAGTGGTAGTTCACTTTTACTAAACTTACCTCTCATGGGTAATATTATTAAAACAATTAAAGATACCTCTAATAAATCTTTAACAAGTGTTAAAATAAGACTTGGATTTGAGAAAAAAAATCATATAGATATAGCAAAGATGGTAGAAGATAGTGGAGCTGATTTTTTAGCAGTTCATGGTAGAACTCGTGCTGGTAAATTTAAAGCAGCTGTTGATTATGACGCTATAAAAGAGATAAAAGAAGCTATATCTATACCTGTTATTGCAAATGGTGACATAGACTCATACGAAAAAGCTAAATGGGTACTAGAACATACAGGTAGTGATGGAGTTATGATAGGAAGAGGAGCAGTTGGTGCTCCTTGGATTTTCCATCAACTAAGAGAAGGAATTACGAATATTGACAATGCTTTAAAGCATGAAATAATTATGGAACATTTTGATAAGATGATAGAGTTTTATGGCTCTCATGGTGTAGCAATGTTTAGAAAACATACTCACACTTATTCAAAAGGTTATCATGGTGCTTCTGTTCTTAGAAATAGTGTCAATACTATCTCAGATATAGCAGAATATCGAGGTGTAATAGACGATTTTTTTCAAAACAATGAGTTGGTGTCATAA
- a CDS encoding prepilin-type N-terminal cleavage/methylation domain-containing protein, with product MRKAFTLIELMVSITILSIIMIFLYKSYASLNKSNHFYKKELFKIKSEQLKKRVLFLDFSLAKNKSIKIINQDIKEDIVFLQSSNSMHNRYNPYIAYIFKEQKLYRLESLKPFKEYPLNADAEFSVEYFGEAKSFRVYKSDNKEKESYLVHIDFKEDKDILLKVNILN from the coding sequence ATGAGAAAGGCGTTTACTCTCATAGAACTGATGGTCTCTATTACTATATTATCTATTATTATGATTTTTTTATACAAAAGTTACGCCTCTTTAAATAAATCTAACCATTTTTACAAAAAAGAACTATTTAAAATAAAGAGTGAACAATTAAAGAAGAGGGTGCTCTTTTTAGACTTTTCTTTAGCTAAAAATAAAAGTATAAAAATTATAAATCAGGATATAAAAGAAGATATAGTCTTTTTGCAAAGCTCAAACTCTATGCATAACAGATACAATCCGTATATTGCATATATATTTAAAGAACAGAAGCTATATAGACTAGAATCACTAAAACCGTTTAAAGAGTACCCATTAAATGCTGATGCTGAGTTTAGTGTGGAGTATTTTGGAGAAGCTAAAAGCTTTAGAGTTTATAAATCAGATAATAAAGAAAAAGAATCCTATCTTGTGCATATTGATTTTAAAGAAGATAAGGATATTTTATTAAAGGTTAATATTTTAAACTAA
- the dksA gene encoding RNA polymerase-binding protein DksA, with amino-acid sequence MQASELSYFKEILESREVQIQKNISGVNDELSQLNALELNDEGDHAAVNNNSMVESAIVFQQTKELAEIKVTLGKISSGEYGICEMCEDPIGFQRLKVKPHAIYCIDCREIVEKSN; translated from the coding sequence GTGCAAGCAAGTGAATTAAGTTACTTTAAAGAGATTTTAGAAAGTAGAGAAGTACAGATACAAAAGAATATTTCAGGTGTTAATGATGAGTTAAGTCAACTTAATGCATTAGAGTTAAATGATGAAGGTGACCATGCAGCTGTAAATAATAATTCTATGGTTGAGAGTGCGATTGTTTTTCAGCAAACAAAAGAATTAGCAGAGATTAAAGTTACATTAGGAAAAATTTCTTCTGGCGAATATGGAATTTGTGAAATGTGTGAAGACCCTATTGGTTTTCAGCGTTTAAAAGTAAAACCTCATGCAATATATTGTATTGATTGTAGAGAGATTGTAGAAAAATCAAATTAA
- a CDS encoding GspE/PulE family protein, translating into MLKLEPIHNLKLEAYEPSDIFTDLSLKNYLLFSILDEEICAFMCERYLVESSNFYTKIEQKYPLHMLDEDSYDRLYNRFLELRTDRAMETMQEDTENESDEQDLSLTDFLRTSSDILSSEESAPIIKFVNALFYQAIKKRASDIHIEVQEKRGEVRFRVDGMLSKNADLDKKVVNLIISRIKVISNLDISEKRIPQDGRTQIKISGETLDVRVSILPTFYGERVVMRLLMQSSQIPQINELGFDDELIDEMRKLLRSSHGIILVTGPTGSGKTTSLHSFLREVEEPEKNLITVEDPVEYKSDNIAQIQVNEKVGLTFASALRSILRQDPDVIMIGEIRDEETASIAVRAALTGHLVFSTLHTNSAAATISRLADMGIEPFLISSSLLGILAQRLTRVLCDECKEEDSIAEDFAQDYNLAKSAKIYKALGCKKCNYSGYIGRRSIGELLVMSDSIKDLLKSTTDEHTIKVELESKGLKTISSQLTLMLLKGETSLDEAIRVGLEHV; encoded by the coding sequence ATGCTTAAGCTAGAACCTATTCATAATTTAAAACTTGAAGCTTATGAGCCATCTGATATTTTTACTGATCTTAGTCTAAAAAACTATCTTCTTTTTAGTATTTTAGATGAAGAGATTTGTGCATTTATGTGTGAAAGGTACTTAGTTGAATCTAGTAACTTTTACACTAAGATAGAGCAAAAATATCCACTTCATATGTTAGATGAAGACTCTTATGACAGACTCTACAATCGTTTTTTAGAACTTCGTACAGACAGAGCTATGGAGACGATGCAAGAAGATACAGAAAATGAAAGTGATGAACAAGATTTATCTTTAACAGATTTTCTCAGAACTTCTTCTGATATCTTATCAAGTGAAGAGTCCGCTCCTATTATCAAGTTTGTAAATGCTCTGTTTTATCAGGCTATCAAAAAAAGAGCTTCAGATATTCATATAGAAGTGCAAGAAAAACGAGGTGAAGTACGCTTTCGTGTAGATGGGATGCTGAGTAAAAATGCAGACTTGGATAAGAAGGTAGTAAATCTTATTATCAGCCGTATAAAAGTAATCTCAAACCTTGATATTTCAGAAAAAAGAATCCCGCAAGATGGACGAACACAAATAAAAATATCTGGAGAAACACTTGATGTTCGTGTATCTATCTTACCTACATTTTATGGGGAGAGGGTTGTTATGAGACTTTTGATGCAAAGCTCTCAGATACCGCAAATAAATGAGCTAGGATTTGATGACGAGCTTATAGATGAAATGAGAAAACTTCTTCGCAGCTCCCATGGTATCATCTTAGTCACAGGACCGACAGGAAGTGGTAAGACAACATCCCTTCACTCATTTTTAAGAGAGGTTGAGGAGCCTGAAAAAAATCTTATAACGGTTGAAGACCCAGTTGAGTATAAGTCTGATAATATAGCTCAGATACAAGTTAATGAAAAGGTAGGGCTAACTTTTGCATCTGCTCTTCGCTCTATTTTAAGACAAGATCCTGATGTTATAATGATAGGAGAAATTCGTGATGAAGAAACAGCATCTATAGCCGTTCGTGCAGCACTTACTGGTCACTTGGTCTTCTCAACTCTTCATACAAACTCAGCAGCTGCTACGATATCTAGACTTGCAGATATGGGGATAGAACCGTTTCTTATCTCATCTTCACTTCTTGGCATCTTGGCTCAAAGGCTTACCCGTGTTTTATGTGATGAATGTAAAGAAGAAGACTCTATAGCTGAAGACTTTGCTCAAGACTATAATCTAGCAAAAAGTGCTAAGATATATAAAGCATTAGGATGTAAAAAATGCAACTATAGTGGGTATATCGGTCGTCGCTCTATAGGCGAGCTTTTAGTTATGAGTGATAGTATCAAAGATTTGCTAAAAAGTACAACAGATGAGCATACTATCAAAGTTGAGCTAGAGAGTAAAGGTCTTAAAACTATATCTTCACAACTAACACTTATGCTTTTAAAAGGTGAGACATCTTTAGATGAAGCGATTCGTGTAGGTTTGGAACATGTCTAA
- a CDS encoding PDZ domain-containing protein: protein MIKLSNSKFILVLTKLLILLVIAKTISLFVLWYLPSEGIELMVKENYQPRYQRVDFKNMIAKNVSKKVSSVKQSNSGISITNMILKGLYGTKHKGFVIVTMKSSPKKTSIVGIGESYQGYELKSISLRSAIFNKNGSDFILSLEKIKNSSAITKVAKSQKNSLEVSRKDISYYAKNPDRIWKDISLQEVKRGEELNGFKVTKIDSNSKFASLGLKRGDIIIKVNNIRLKSYRDAIQIYKNIDNLDAVQIVVIRDNHEVELVYEIN, encoded by the coding sequence ATGATAAAACTTTCTAACTCAAAATTTATTTTAGTTCTTACAAAACTTCTTATACTTTTGGTTATTGCTAAGACTATTTCTCTTTTTGTTCTGTGGTATTTACCAAGTGAAGGCATTGAGCTTATGGTTAAAGAGAATTATCAGCCTCGGTATCAAAGAGTTGATTTTAAAAATATGATAGCGAAGAATGTAAGCAAAAAAGTAAGCAGTGTTAAACAGTCAAATAGCGGTATAAGCATCACAAATATGATTTTAAAAGGACTCTATGGTACGAAGCATAAAGGCTTTGTAATAGTTACGATGAAATCATCACCTAAAAAGACTTCTATAGTTGGTATAGGTGAAAGCTATCAGGGTTATGAGCTTAAGTCCATATCTCTTAGAAGTGCTATTTTTAATAAAAATGGTTCAGATTTTATACTGAGTCTGGAGAAGATAAAAAACTCTTCTGCTATTACAAAAGTAGCTAAATCACAGAAAAATTCTTTAGAAGTATCTCGTAAAGATATATCTTACTATGCTAAAAATCCTGACCGCATCTGGAAAGATATATCTCTACAAGAAGTTAAGAGAGGGGAAGAACTAAATGGTTTTAAAGTCACTAAAATAGACTCTAACTCAAAGTTTGCGAGTTTGGGTCTAAAGCGTGGTGATATCATCATAAAAGTAAACAATATAAGACTTAAGTCATACAGAGATGCAATACAAATTTATAAAAATATTGATAACTTAGATGCGGTTCAAATCGTAGTCATAAGAGATAATCATGAAGTGGAGTTAGTATATGAGATTAATTAG
- a CDS encoding IS3 family transposase, producing the protein MSRKRTTYTAEFKTKLVLEVLKEDKTLNEIASVNNITPKNLQNWKKIFLENAEVAMEPAKVIKEYKEENVRLQAKLDEYAKVVGQLTVEKDWAVGKLSSLDSSYKKELIDRDENKALSVVKQCNLINYNRSNLFYAPMVNLAKNVIKKHIEKVFEEIPSYGYMKVYYQLLEDGFRVSPNTVLAYRRELGLQAVLAVRPLNTWADKQHHKYSYKIRGLDIVRANQVWSTDITYIKIKGGMVYMAAIIDWYSKAILSWRISNTMDTDLVMGVLDEALALYGKPEIFNTDQGSQYTSCIHTQTLKDNDIIISMDGKGRATDNICIERFWRSAKVEKIYLNEYERVSILKSDVKDYIEFYNHRRFHETLKYKKPMNVYYDSLKINDENYTKSSENVA; encoded by the coding sequence ATGAGTCGAAAAAGAACAACATATACAGCAGAATTCAAGACAAAGTTAGTTTTAGAAGTTTTAAAAGAAGATAAGACACTAAATGAAATAGCAAGTGTAAATAATATCACACCAAAAAACTTACAAAATTGGAAGAAGATATTTTTGGAAAATGCAGAAGTTGCGATGGAACCTGCAAAAGTAATTAAAGAGTACAAAGAAGAGAATGTAAGATTACAAGCTAAACTTGATGAATATGCAAAGGTTGTAGGTCAACTAACAGTAGAGAAGGACTGGGCGGTGGGAAAGTTAAGCAGCTTGGACTCTAGCTATAAAAAGGAGTTGATTGATAGAGATGAAAATAAGGCATTATCAGTTGTAAAACAATGTAATCTTATTAACTATAACAGAAGTAATTTGTTCTATGCACCAATGGTAAATCTTGCTAAAAATGTAATTAAAAAACATATAGAAAAAGTATTTGAAGAGATACCAAGCTATGGCTATATGAAAGTGTATTATCAACTACTAGAGGATGGTTTTCGTGTCAGTCCCAACACAGTGCTGGCATACCGTAGAGAGTTAGGATTACAGGCTGTTTTAGCTGTAAGACCACTAAATACATGGGCGGACAAGCAACATCATAAATACTCTTACAAAATAAGAGGATTAGATATCGTAAGAGCAAACCAAGTATGGTCAACAGATATAACCTATATTAAAATTAAAGGTGGTATGGTCTATATGGCTGCCATAATTGATTGGTATTCTAAAGCAATATTATCTTGGCGAATATCCAACACAATGGATACAGATTTAGTCATGGGTGTACTAGATGAAGCACTCGCACTCTATGGTAAGCCTGAGATATTTAATACTGATCAAGGGTCACAATATACAAGCTGTATCCACACTCAAACATTAAAAGATAATGACATAATTATCTCTATGGATGGTAAAGGTAGAGCAACAGATAATATTTGTATTGAGAGGTTCTGGAGAAGTGCTAAAGTTGAAAAAATATACCTCAATGAATATGAGAGAGTATCAATTCTCAAAAGTGATGTTAAGGATTATATAGAATTTTATAATCATAGAAGATTTCATGAGACATTGAAATATAAAAAACCTATGAATGTTTATTATGATAGTTTAAAAATCAATGATGAGAATTACACTAAATCTAGTGAAAATGTAGCATAG
- a CDS encoding 23S rRNA (pseudouridine(1915)-N(3))-methyltransferase RlmH — MNIDIVSIAKKDHSIYDPLYKELTKMISRFAKVQDIELFPKDVAKSHTISSNASKQAYSRAFNGHKNKGFSISLHPKGKLIDSFEFSKLLNDKITIKFFIGGAYGLEEDFLKSSDAVISLGNITMSHKIAKAVLLEQIYRGFSILNNHPYHK, encoded by the coding sequence ATGAATATTGACATAGTAAGTATTGCAAAAAAAGATCATTCTATTTATGACCCTTTGTACAAAGAACTCACAAAAATGATAAGTCGCTTCGCAAAAGTGCAAGATATTGAACTTTTTCCAAAAGATGTAGCAAAATCACACACTATTTCATCAAATGCCTCAAAACAGGCTTATAGTAGAGCTTTTAATGGACATAAAAATAAGGGTTTTTCTATAAGTTTGCACCCAAAAGGAAAATTAATTGATAGTTTTGAATTTAGTAAGCTATTAAATGATAAAATAACCATTAAATTTTTCATAGGTGGAGCTTATGGACTTGAAGAAGATTTTTTAAAAAGCAGTGATGCTGTTATAAGTTTAGGAAATATTACAATGAGTCATAAAATAGCAAAAGCAGTTTTGCTAGAACAAATTTATAGAGGTTTTTCTATATTGAATAATCACCCATATCATAAATAA
- a CDS encoding thiamine phosphate synthase, which translates to MQLYALCDQDLLDRHKLSLEKFVDFAKRHNAVIIQYRNKNADVTFIKQQLIQLRKKYDGFLIVNDAYELIEYCDGVHLGQEDLKSIDADIFKAVKIVRKVIGSEKLLGISTHNEKEILEANKMDLNYIGLGAYRDTTTKKDISNILGNSIDAIATKSKHLVAAIGGVKLDDKFDNITYNVIGSGLIK; encoded by the coding sequence ATGCAGCTTTATGCACTTTGTGATCAAGATTTATTAGATAGACACAAACTATCTTTAGAAAAGTTTGTAGACTTTGCTAAGAGACACAATGCTGTAATAATCCAATATAGAAATAAAAATGCTGATGTCACTTTTATAAAACAACAACTTATTCAATTGCGAAAAAAATATGATGGTTTTTTGATTGTTAATGATGCCTATGAACTTATCGAGTATTGCGATGGAGTTCATCTTGGACAAGAAGATTTAAAAAGTATAGATGCCGATATTTTTAAAGCAGTAAAAATTGTTAGAAAAGTTATAGGAAGTGAAAAACTTCTTGGCATATCAACTCATAATGAAAAAGAAATTCTTGAAGCAAATAAAATGGACTTAAACTATATAGGTTTAGGTGCATATAGAGATACAACAACAAAAAAAGATATAAGTAATATACTTGGTAATAGTATAGACGCTATTGCAACAAAGTCAAAGCATTTAGTAGCTGCTATTGGTGGTGTTAAATTAGATGATAAATTTGATAATATTACTTATAATGTTATTGGTAGTGGACTAATAAAATGA
- the gspD gene encoding type II secretion system secretin GspD, producing MRLIRTVFLILSLVLVLSARERINVNFSNLEIKDFITLISKITNKNILINHKVKGSVNFISSTPIYDDELMGILVSVLESKGFTIIQNGSIYEVVRSTEASKHNARVIKQGKRLHGSFMVTQSIKIKGENVDVIAAKIRYLISKTAKLMTMKESNILLITDYPKNIETIKQVIRDIDTNNENIVKLVPIEHAELKKLQMRLVNISKSLFNEKVVSQKVKIILDENTNGVILIGNKANVKKMQVLVKQLDVESNVRNTIKIFNLKNSDAKSVLTSLNNIVSKQKFSDPNMKPNISASEEINAIIVIGVPVIIKGIKLIIDELDKEKYQVYIQARIIEINKKNSESLGIKYGFAGGDVSSSGLYAMSTNFGDSKLTEAASKSVIGFLGSIGSGAKTAFALGATIDFLQTNGASKSISNPSILCVNNKESSIYVGKTISVSTGTISSVNLGAGLTSSYKREDVGLTLKIKPRVSSSDKVTLDIEAILENILDDGKNTTSGQPVTSKQEVKTQAILRHGESIIIGGLVKSYDSESKTKVPLLGDIPFIGDYLFSSTSVNSEQDNLVVILTPYIIDKSEKLSQLQRDLGMLAEIQREYNIKVFKKIEEKSKINGVQEVNYLDDLKVDEIEDF from the coding sequence ATGAGATTAATTAGAACAGTTTTTTTAATACTTAGTTTAGTATTGGTTTTATCGGCAAGAGAGAGAATTAATGTAAACTTTTCAAATTTAGAGATAAAAGATTTTATAACATTAATATCAAAAATTACCAATAAAAATATTTTAATAAATCATAAGGTAAAAGGCAGTGTAAATTTTATCAGTTCTACACCTATTTACGATGATGAATTAATGGGTATCTTGGTTTCGGTATTGGAATCAAAAGGTTTTACTATTATACAAAATGGTTCAATTTATGAGGTTGTTCGCTCAACTGAAGCTTCAAAACATAATGCAAGAGTTATAAAACAGGGTAAAAGGCTTCATGGTTCTTTTATGGTTACACAGTCCATAAAAATCAAAGGCGAAAATGTTGATGTTATAGCTGCAAAAATTCGTTATCTTATCTCTAAAACAGCAAAGCTTATGACTATGAAGGAGAGCAATATTCTTTTGATTACAGATTATCCAAAAAATATTGAGACTATAAAACAAGTCATAAGAGATATAGATACAAACAATGAAAATATAGTTAAATTAGTTCCTATAGAACATGCGGAATTAAAAAAATTACAAATGCGTTTGGTAAACATATCTAAATCACTTTTTAATGAAAAAGTGGTTTCTCAAAAAGTAAAAATTATTTTAGATGAAAATACAAATGGAGTTATCCTTATAGGAAATAAAGCAAATGTTAAAAAAATGCAAGTTCTAGTAAAACAACTAGATGTAGAATCAAATGTAAGAAATACTATTAAGATTTTTAATCTTAAAAATTCTGATGCAAAATCTGTACTAACTTCATTAAATAACATAGTGTCAAAACAAAAATTCTCAGATCCTAACATGAAGCCAAATATCTCTGCAAGTGAAGAAATAAATGCAATTATTGTGATAGGTGTTCCTGTTATTATTAAAGGTATTAAACTTATTATTGATGAATTGGATAAAGAAAAGTATCAGGTTTATATTCAAGCAAGAATCATAGAAATAAATAAAAAGAACTCTGAATCTTTAGGTATAAAATATGGCTTTGCCGGTGGAGATGTCTCTTCTTCTGGATTATATGCGATGAGTACAAATTTTGGTGATTCAAAATTAACAGAGGCAGCATCAAAAAGTGTTATAGGTTTTTTAGGTTCTATTGGTTCTGGGGCTAAAACAGCATTTGCTTTAGGCGCTACTATAGATTTTTTACAAACAAATGGTGCTTCAAAATCTATTTCAAATCCATCTATTCTCTGTGTTAACAACAAAGAATCATCTATTTATGTAGGTAAAACTATATCTGTCTCAACTGGAACTATCTCAAGTGTTAATCTAGGAGCAGGATTGACAAGTTCTTACAAAAGAGAAGATGTTGGTTTAACTCTTAAAATTAAGCCTAGAGTCTCATCTAGTGACAAAGTAACGCTAGATATTGAGGCAATCTTAGAAAATATTTTAGATGATGGGAAAAACACTACATCAGGTCAACCTGTAACCTCAAAACAAGAGGTGAAAACTCAAGCTATTCTCCGTCATGGAGAGAGTATAATTATTGGTGGACTTGTAAAAAGTTATGATAGTGAATCTAAGACTAAAGTACCTCTTTTAGGTGATATTCCTTTTATTGGTGATTATCTATTTTCATCTACATCTGTTAACTCTGAACAAGATAACTTAGTTGTGATTTTAACTCCATACATAATTGATAAGAGTGAAAAATTATCACAATTGCAGAGAGATTTGGGAATGCTTGCGGAAATTCAAAGAGAGTATAATATCAAGGTTTTTAAAAAAATTGAAGAAAAAAGTAAAATAAATGGAGTGCAAGAGGTAAACTATTTGGATGATTTAAAAGTTGATGAAATAGAGGACTTTTAA